Proteins encoded in a region of the Orcinus orca chromosome 8, mOrcOrc1.1, whole genome shotgun sequence genome:
- the CDKN1C gene encoding cyclin-dependent kinase inhibitor 1C, producing the protein MERLVARRTFPLFARTSACRSLFGPVDHEELSRELQMRLAELSAEDQRRWDYNFQQDVPLRGPGRLQWTEVDSDSVPAFYRETVQVGRCRLLLAPRPRPDGAGDSPPSGPPADESLDGLGEAPASPSSGPSVAPAPAPAPAPQESSEPEAVPPPRSQEPLAEPPHSGISGRPAPGTAATATNTNAAAATAAAAATTAAAGGAAIKKLSGPLISDFFAKRKRPAPEAKASNEVPAGCAAPGAAPAVGSAEQTPRKRLR; encoded by the exons ATGGAGCGCCTGGTCGCCCGCCGCACCTTTCCCCTGTTCGCGCGCACCAGCGCTTGCCGCAGCCTCTTCGGGCCCGTGGACCACGAGGAGCTCAGCCGCGAGCTGCAGATGCGCCTAGCCGAGCTGAGCGCCGAGGACCAGCGTCGCTGGGACTATAACTTCCAGCAGGACGTGCCACTGCGGGGCCCCGGGCGCCTGCAGTGGACCGAGGTGGACAGCGACTCCGTGCCCGCCTTCTACCGCGAGACGGTGCAGGTGGGGCGCTGTCGCCTGCTCCTGGCGCCTCGTCCCCGCCCGGACGGCGCGGGCGATAGCCCGCCCTCCGGGCCGCCGGCCGATGAGTCCCTCGACGGCCTCGGGGAGGCGCCGGCGTCGCCGTCCAGCGGCCCGTCCGTAGCGcctgccccggccccggccccggcgccGCAGGAGAGCTCTGAGCCGGAGGCGGTCCCGCCGCCGCGCAGCCAGGAGCCCCTGGCCGAGCCGCCGCACTCAGGGATTTCGGGGCGCCCCGCGCCGGGCACTGCCGCCACTGCCACCAACACCAACGCCGCCGCCGCcactgccgccgccgctgccaccACTGCCGCCGCCGGAGGCGCCGCGATCAAGAAGCTGTCCGGGCCTCTCATCTCCG ATTTCTTCGCCAAGCGCAAGAGACCCGCGCCCGAAGCCAAGGCGTCGAACGAGGTTCCCGCGGGATGCGCCGCGCCCGGCGCCGCTCCAGCCGTCGGCTCGGCTGAGCAAACCCCGCGCAAGCGGCTGCGATGA
- the SLC22A18 gene encoding solute carrier family 22 member 18 isoform X8: MCTAEWSEPDPQPPPTLLRATPPTPCPWRTPDCRCWGPSRPFPWTPPMFQYLSRRLGLDSVAFGYQQTIFGVLQLLGGPVFGRFADQRGARAAFTLSFLASSALYLLLAAACSPALPGVPLLFASRLPGALMHTLPAAQMAITDLSAPEERPAALGRLGLCFGVGVIFGSLLGGTLSSTCGIQCPVIVALVVSLLGAVLSLTCIPTSTKGASARAQAALPGKPKASVFDLKAITCLLLQPGVLPVFLVKVICGFPSGLFMVMFSLISMDFFQLEAAQAGYLMSFFGVLQMVPSCMPAFRVLHPHLSFWLVLLSLLAAPTPGSVCPPICPEVPSERGEGRLIRSGGWRALGLPLGNTAEAHVRRVSIWAPAVDRSGRGQTPVVGRVTRRMVGLCVPPACPPVA, encoded by the exons ATGTGCACTGCGGAGTGGTCAGAGCCAGACCCTCaaccccctcccaccctgctcaGGGCTACCCCTCCTACGCCCTGCCCATGGAGGACCCCAGATTGCAGATGCTGGGGTCCTTCCAGGCCCTTCCCATGGACCCCGCCTATGTTTCAGTACCTGTCCCGGAGGCTGGGCCTGGACTCCGTTGCCTTCGGCTACCAGCAGACCATCTTTGGCGTGCTTCAGCTGTTGGGCGGGCCCGTGTTTGGCAG GTTCGCAGACCAGCGCGGGGCGCGGGCAGCGTTCACGCTCTCCTTCCTGGCGTCCTCAGCGCTCTACCTGCTCCTGGCTGCCGCCTGCAGCCCGGCCCTGCCCGGCGTGCCCTTACTCTTTGCCTCGCGCCTGCCCGGCGCCCTCATGCACACGCTGCCAG CCGCCCAGATGGCCATCACGGACCTGTCTGCGCCTGAGGAGCGGCCCGCGGCCCTGGGCCGGTTGGGTCTGTGCTTCGGCGTTGGCGTCATCTTCGGCTCCCTGCTCGGCGGGACCCTGAGCAGCACGTGCGG GATTCAGTGTCCGGTCATCGTGGCTCTTGTGGTCAGCCTCCTGGGAGCCGTCCTCAGCCTCacctgcatccccaccagcaccAAAGGGGCCAGCGCCCGTGCCCAGGCTGCCCTGCCAG GGAAACCCAAGGCCAGCGTGTTTGACCTGAAGGCCATCACCTGCCTGCTGCTGCAGCCCGGCGTCCTGCCGGTGTTTCTGGTCAAGGTCATCTGCGGCTTCCCCTCAG GGCTCTTCATGGTCATGTTCTCCCTCATCTCCATGGACTTCTTTCAGCTGGAGGCCGCCCAGGCCGGCTACCTCATGTCCTTCTTCGGGGTCCTCCAGATG GTGCCGTCCTGCATGCCTGCCTTTCGGGTGTTGCATCCACACCTTAGCTTCTGGCTTGTTCTCCTCTCCCTGCTCGCGGCTCCCACGCCTGGGTCTGTCTGCCCGCCCATCTGCCCGGAGGTCCCGtctgagaggggagaggggagactcATCCGCAGTGGAGGCTGGCGAGCCCTTGGCCTCCCATTGGGAAACACGGCGGAGGCCCATGTCCGCCGCGTGTCCATCTGGGCGCCGGCGGTGGACAGGTCGGGAAGGGGGCAGACCCCAGTGGTGGGGCGCGTTACAAGGAGAATGGTCGGGCTCTGCGTCCCGCCCGCCTGCCCGCCGGTCGCGTGA